TAATAAAATTACCATTAAAAGGAGGGAGATAATGGATAATGAACAGATGATTCTCTTTTGGATTGTAGCTATTGTACTATTTTCAATTATCGAAGGTATTACTTTAGGTCTTGCCACTATTTGGTTTGCAGCCGGAGCTTTTATTGCAGTACTAGCAGCAATACTAAACTTCTCTATTCCCGTACAAATCGGCTTGTTTATCGTCGTGTCTTTAGCCTTGCTAGCTTTTACAAGACCTATTGTCGTTAAGCATCTTCGCGTAGGGCGACATAAAACGAATTTAGACGTTATCATTGACTCTATGGGCATTGTTACTAAAGATATTGAACCCTTTAAAGTTGGGCAAGTAAAGGTTAATGGACAGATTTGGACTGCTACCACTGAAGACAAAAATACAATCACAAAAGATACGAAAGTAAAAGTAATTAGAATCGAAGGTGTAAAATTAATTGTAAAAACTCTTGAGGAGGAGTAAATATGCCATATCTTATTTTTTTAGTTCTTATTATAGTGTTTATTATCATTCCTAATATCCGCATTGTACCACAAGCAAATTCCTATGTCATCGAGCGATTAGGTGCATATATGGATACATGGAGCGTTGGGCTACACGTAAAAATTCCGTTAATGGATCGAATTGCAAAAAAAGTTTCTCTAAAAGAGCAAGTAATCGATTTTGCTCCACAACCAGTAATAACAAAAGACAATGTCACTATGCAAATTGATACCGTTATCTACTTTCAAATTACAGATTCTAAACTTTATACCTATGGTGTAGAAAGACCTATGGCTGCTATTGAAAATTTAACTGCCACTACTTTACGTAATATTATCGGCGATTTAGAATTAGATGAAACTCTAACTTCTAGAGATTTAATCAACACTAAAATGCGTAGTATCCTTGACGAAGCTACAGATCCATGGGGAATTAAAGTAAATCGAGTAGAAGTAAAAAACATTCTCCCTCCTGAAGACATTCAGCAGGCAATGGAAAAGCAAATGAGAGCGGAACGTGAAAGACGAGAATCTATTCTTAGAGCAGAAGGAGAAAAGAAATCTTCTATACTAGTAGCAGAAGGACAAAAGGAATCACAAATCTTAATTGCAGAAGCTCAGAAGCAAGCTGCAATCAAAGAAGCAGAGGGTCGAGCAGAAGCGATTATAAAAGTACAAGAAGCTACTGCTGAAGGTCTTAAAATGATCAAAGAAGCTTACCCAAGCGCTGAAGTCATCGCACTTAAAAGCTTAGAAACTTTAACAAAAGTAGCCGATGGCAAATCAACAAAAATCATCATCCCTTCCGAAATTCAAAACCTAGCAGCACTTGCTGCATCACTAAAGGAAATTACAAAAGACGAAGACTTGGCTTAGCCAAGTCTTCGTCTTTTAAGTTGGACGGTTGGACGGGAAAACCCTCACTCGCCTATAGGCGAGATATGCTTTTTCTGACCACCTGACCACCTGACCACCCGACCACCTTGTTTTACATAGAACTTACAACTTAGAACTCAACGAGTCTACGAGTTGCTGTGCCGCTCTTCCAGATTTTGATGCTTTGCTCACCTTCCACTCATTGGCTAATTGTAAAAGCTCTTTTTCAGGGAGTTTGATGCCATTTCTTCTGGCTAATTTTATAACCATTTCATTGTACAAATCATCTTTTGGTTGCTCGTATAAAATGGTA
The DNA window shown above is from Alkalibaculum bacchi and carries:
- a CDS encoding SPFH domain-containing protein; translation: MPYLIFLVLIIVFIIIPNIRIVPQANSYVIERLGAYMDTWSVGLHVKIPLMDRIAKKVSLKEQVIDFAPQPVITKDNVTMQIDTVIYFQITDSKLYTYGVERPMAAIENLTATTLRNIIGDLELDETLTSRDLINTKMRSILDEATDPWGIKVNRVEVKNILPPEDIQQAMEKQMRAERERRESILRAEGEKKSSILVAEGQKESQILIAEAQKQAAIKEAEGRAEAIIKVQEATAEGLKMIKEAYPSAEVIALKSLETLTKVADGKSTKIIIPSEIQNLAALAASLKEITKDEDLA
- a CDS encoding NfeD family protein, coding for MDNEQMILFWIVAIVLFSIIEGITLGLATIWFAAGAFIAVLAAILNFSIPVQIGLFIVVSLALLAFTRPIVVKHLRVGRHKTNLDVIIDSMGIVTKDIEPFKVGQVKVNGQIWTATTEDKNTITKDTKVKVIRIEGVKLIVKTLEEE